A genomic segment from Fusarium fujikuroi IMI 58289 draft genome, chromosome FFUJ_chr04 encodes:
- a CDS encoding related to prefoldin subunit 3: MASKGKEAAQSKDATPTNPRGIPYAPFVDKVEDYVSTRDDVEPTLRSFQEMISKYQFMEMNLQKRMGGLKEKIPDIQKTLDSVKFLKLRKDDDEAIDTTFELNDTLYSKAKIPATEEVYIWLGVTSPYRQTWQQEADILQANVMLSYPIDEAETLLSSKLSTAKTSLSNCEEDLDFLREQITTMEVAIARVYNWEVVQKRKDKVEEEAEKKKGKSQGE, from the exons ATGGCGtcaaaaggaaaagaggcaGCGCAAAG TAAAGATGCTACGCCAACAAACCCACGGGGCATCCCCTATGCTCCGTTTGTCGACAAGGTCGAGGACTATGTCTCTACTCGTGACGACGTCGAACCCACTCTACGAAGCTTCCAAGAAATGATATC CAAATACCAATTCATGGAGATGAACTTACAGAAGCGAATGGGTggcctcaaggagaagatccCGGATATCCAGAAGACTCTTGACTCGGTCAAGTTTTTGAAATTAAGAAAG gatgacgacgaggcgATAGACACGACGTTCGAACTCAACGACACTCTGTACTCGAAGGCGAAGATTCCAGCGACAGAGGAGGTCTACATCTGGCTAGGAGTAACGTCCCCTTATCGCCAAACATGGCAGCAGGAAGCTGACATTCTACAGGCGAATGTGATGCTCTCGTACCCCATAGACGAGGCAGAGACACTATTGAGTTCCAAGCTATCCACGGCAAAGACCAGCTTGTCTAATTGCGAAGAAGACTTGGATTTTCTCCGCGAACAAATTACG ACAATGGAGGTCGCTATAGCAAGAGTTTACAACTGGGAGGTTGTGCAGAAGCGAAAggacaaggtcgaggaggaggcagagaagaagaaagggaagTCCCAAGGCGAATAA